One genomic region from Rhizophagus irregularis chromosome 23, complete sequence encodes:
- a CDS encoding uncharacterized protein (SECRETED:cutsite_CLG-LE; SECRETED:prob_0.2503); SECRETED:SignalP(1-19) gives MNGLLFVSASVCVSFLCLGLESVSVLSALGLGYANMASGSFGTIPYCRLASWNELVSFEANLCFEPF, from the exons atgaatggccttttatttgtttcagcTTCAGTCT gtgtCAGTTTTTTATGCTTGGGACTTGAGTctg tatCGGTTCTTTCAGCTTTAGGACTTGGATATGCCAATATG gcaTCTGGTTCTTTTGGCACGATACCTTACTGTAGATTGGCGTCTTGGAATgaattggtaagtttcgaagcaaATCTTTGCTTTGaacctttttaa